A genomic region of Lachnoclostridium edouardi contains the following coding sequences:
- a CDS encoding chromate transporter, translating into MLRKKIGLYIWLFSVNLFISAFTFGGGYVVVPMIKKYFVTRKKLFTEDELMDMAAVAQSTPGAIAINLSALAGYKTAGIPGILISSSAAVLPPLIILGIISQWYTVFAANTVVNGILKGMQAGVSALIVDLIADMTKVVLREKSLLLTAMIPAAFLGSFFLHINVAVILIVCCLLCLGKVYFEKRRGL; encoded by the coding sequence ATGCTTAGAAAAAAAATCGGCTTATATATATGGCTGTTTTCTGTTAATCTGTTTATCAGCGCCTTCACCTTCGGCGGCGGGTATGTAGTGGTGCCTATGATTAAAAAATATTTTGTCACCAGAAAAAAGCTTTTTACTGAGGATGAGTTAATGGATATGGCGGCTGTAGCACAATCTACTCCGGGCGCGATCGCCATTAATTTATCTGCATTAGCAGGATATAAAACCGCCGGTATTCCAGGCATTTTAATCAGCAGCTCCGCCGCAGTTCTCCCTCCTCTTATTATTTTGGGAATAATTTCCCAGTGGTACACAGTTTTTGCCGCAAATACAGTTGTCAATGGAATTTTAAAAGGTATGCAGGCAGGGGTTTCCGCCTTAATTGTAGACTTAATTGCAGATATGACGAAAGTAGTGCTGAGGGAAAAGTCTCTTTTACTTACAGCTATGATTCCCGCCGCCTTTTTAGGCAGCTTTTTCCTCCACATAAATGTAGCTGTAATTTTGATTGTATGCTGCTTACTTTGTCTTGGAAAAGTATATTTTGAAAAAAGGAGAGGTTTATAA
- a CDS encoding LysR family transcriptional regulator codes for MTLRNLEIFQTVADMGNFRKAAEKLYITQSAVSHAVGDLENEAGTKLFDRLGKRIQITRSGEKLLEEIAPILAACRSLESRLGHLESQASIKIVSSITIACFQLPDILKDFYESWPDITVITQVVSALAAVKELKEGNADLALIEGTMPVGPFESIILGSYHMKAVCSPEYLKEKKQLTPKELCRERLLFREPGSAVRDVTDSALYLAGLKAYPAWTSVNSSALIAAARAGLGITILPDMLVEEDLKKGSFIHVEIPGMDLKNNMIALWHREKHLSDPLKSFLSLAKLRF; via the coding sequence ATGACGTTAAGAAACTTGGAAATCTTTCAGACAGTGGCAGATATGGGGAATTTCAGAAAGGCGGCGGAAAAGCTTTATATTACTCAGTCTGCTGTTTCTCATGCAGTGGGAGATTTAGAAAATGAGGCCGGGACAAAGCTGTTTGACAGATTGGGGAAAAGAATACAGATTACAAGAAGTGGTGAAAAGCTTTTAGAGGAAATTGCTCCTATTTTGGCAGCCTGCAGATCATTAGAATCCAGGCTGGGGCATTTAGAAAGTCAGGCTTCCATAAAAATTGTATCCAGCATTACAATCGCCTGTTTTCAGCTGCCTGATATTTTAAAAGACTTTTATGAATCTTGGCCTGATATTACAGTGATTACACAAGTGGTCAGCGCCCTGGCGGCTGTGAAAGAGTTAAAAGAGGGGAACGCCGATCTGGCACTAATAGAGGGCACGATGCCTGTTGGTCCCTTTGAAAGTATTATTTTAGGCAGTTATCATATGAAAGCTGTCTGCAGCCCGGAGTATTTAAAGGAAAAGAAACAATTAACGCCAAAAGAATTGTGCAGGGAACGGCTTTTATTTAGGGAGCCTGGAAGCGCTGTCAGGGACGTAACAGACAGCGCCCTATATTTAGCCGGCCTGAAAGCTTATCCCGCCTGGACAAGCGTGAATTCCTCCGCCTTAATAGCGGCGGCCAGAGCAGGGCTTGGAATTACAATTTTGCCGGATATGCTGGTGGAGGAGGATTTAAAAAAGGGCAGTTTCATTCATGTGGAGATTCCGGGAATGGACTTAAAAAATAATATGATTGCCTTGTGGCACAGGGAAAAGCATTTGTCTGATCCCCTAAAATCCTTTCTTTCTTTAGCAAAACTTAGATTTTAA
- a CDS encoding nitroreductase — protein MNETIKNLLARRSIRKFKPEQIKEEELSLILEAGKYAASGKNMQPTRMVVIQNREILNKLSDMNKEFLGRPEMKDAFFGAPTVILVLADKASPNYLYDGSLVMGNLMTAATSLGIGSCWINRAKQEFETEYGKSLLREWGIEGDYEGIGHCILGYIDGELPKAAPRKEDFVTYVR, from the coding sequence ATGAATGAAACAATCAAAAATTTACTGGCGAGAAGAAGTATCCGCAAGTTTAAGCCAGAGCAGATTAAAGAGGAAGAACTGAGTTTAATCCTGGAGGCAGGAAAGTATGCGGCTTCAGGCAAGAATATGCAGCCTACCCGTATGGTAGTTATTCAGAACAGAGAGATTCTTAATAAACTGTCTGACATGAATAAGGAATTTCTGGGCAGACCGGAGATGAAGGACGCATTTTTCGGCGCTCCTACAGTGATCTTAGTGCTGGCGGACAAGGCTTCCCCAAACTATCTCTATGACGGAAGCTTAGTAATGGGAAATTTAATGACGGCCGCTACATCTTTGGGAATCGGTTCCTGCTGGATCAACAGAGCAAAACAGGAGTTTGAAACTGAATATGGAAAGTCTCTTCTGAGGGAGTGGGGAATTGAAGGTGATTACGAGGGAATCGGCCACTGTATTCTGGGATATATAGACGGCGAACTTCCAAAGGCAGCTCCTAGAAAAGAAGATTTTGTTACATATGTAAGATAG
- the rsgA gene encoding ribosome small subunit-dependent GTPase A, with the protein MKPIINIANYGFSNQFRILSQEFEHFAAARILSQEKRFYRVISDKGEKLAEVSGRFRYNSSSSADFPAVGDFVMIDWNEVGDNAIIHHVLPRKSCFVRKAAGDIQQEQVVASNIDTIFLCMSLNNDYNLRRLERYISIAWESGATPVVVLTKSDLCDTLDEKILEVSSVAIGVDIVVISSVEQSGYQKLFPFLSKGKTVAFIGSSGVGKSTLINCLLGEEHLSTNGHRNDDRGRHTTTHRELILLPSGGMVIDTPGMRELGIWDSQIGIDKTFSDIDKIAEKCRFRDCTHSKEPGCAIQEAIENGQLKMERWQSYQKLKAETSYADDKEGYRIIKERREKEISKLIKKLPIKK; encoded by the coding sequence ATGAAACCAATTATTAACATTGCAAATTATGGATTCTCAAACCAATTTAGAATATTATCACAGGAATTTGAACATTTCGCGGCAGCACGTATTCTTTCGCAAGAAAAAAGATTCTATCGTGTTATTTCCGATAAAGGAGAGAAATTAGCGGAAGTTTCTGGTCGATTTCGCTACAATTCAAGTTCCTCTGCTGATTTTCCGGCAGTAGGGGATTTTGTTATGATAGATTGGAATGAGGTTGGAGACAATGCGATTATTCATCATGTATTACCGCGCAAGAGCTGTTTTGTTCGTAAGGCGGCCGGAGATATACAGCAGGAACAGGTAGTAGCATCAAATATTGATACCATATTCTTGTGTATGTCTCTCAATAATGATTACAATCTACGCCGTTTGGAACGATATATTTCTATTGCATGGGAAAGCGGTGCAACTCCTGTTGTTGTTCTGACAAAATCTGATTTGTGCGATACTTTAGATGAGAAAATTTTAGAAGTATCTTCCGTAGCGATTGGTGTGGATATTGTAGTCATATCTTCTGTTGAACAATCTGGATATCAAAAGCTTTTCCCTTTTCTTTCCAAAGGGAAAACAGTTGCCTTTATTGGTTCTTCAGGTGTGGGAAAATCTACATTGATTAACTGCTTGTTGGGAGAAGAACATTTAAGCACCAATGGACATCGTAATGATGACAGGGGACGGCATACCACAACACACCGGGAGCTGATTTTACTTCCCTCTGGCGGTATGGTAATTGATACACCAGGTATGCGTGAACTGGGTATATGGGATTCACAAATTGGAATTGATAAAACTTTTTCAGATATTGATAAAATTGCAGAAAAATGCCGTTTTCGAGATTGTACTCATTCCAAAGAGCCTGGCTGCGCTATTCAAGAAGCAATTGAGAATGGGCAGTTAAAAATGGAGCGTTGGCAGTCCTACCAAAAATTAAAAGCAGAAACAAGCTATGCCGACGATAAAGAAGGCTATCGAATCATAAAGGAAAGACGAGAAAAGGAAATCTCAAAACTGATTAAGAAATTACCAATAAAAAAATAA
- a CDS encoding L,D-transpeptidase family protein, giving the protein MGSIYGVYAAAALFAASPALPAGPGDMIDQSQTETYESQVLDTLLQEATFDAEKFKLPNEAKVLVVVEGTTGTECNVYAYEKVGDSWKNRLSGKGYLGQNGMSNHRVMGDKTTPIGVFQMNTPFGQKPALEGFPKNYIQVDTSYVWSDQTNSLCQDLSQEGERVGSAGYAGYYDYVIDAGFNKNAVEKKGSALFLHCEGEFKAWTSGCVAIEKEKMIEIMRLYGTYGDGSCYIAQAPAGTFDFIYDSYGANNGLSPDGDF; this is encoded by the coding sequence ATGGGATCAATTTACGGCGTCTACGCGGCGGCAGCTCTTTTTGCGGCATCTCCGGCTTTGCCGGCAGGGCCGGGAGATATGATAGACCAAAGCCAGACTGAGACATATGAAAGTCAGGTTTTAGACACACTGCTCCAGGAAGCTACTTTTGACGCGGAAAAATTTAAGCTTCCAAATGAAGCTAAGGTGCTTGTGGTAGTAGAGGGGACAACCGGCACGGAGTGCAATGTTTATGCATATGAAAAAGTGGGAGACAGCTGGAAAAACAGATTATCAGGAAAAGGATATCTGGGACAAAACGGCATGAGCAACCACAGAGTTATGGGAGATAAAACTACGCCTATCGGTGTATTTCAAATGAATACTCCCTTTGGCCAGAAACCGGCCCTGGAGGGATTTCCAAAGAATTATATACAAGTAGACACTTCTTATGTGTGGTCTGATCAAACAAACAGCCTTTGCCAGGATCTTTCTCAGGAAGGGGAGAGAGTAGGCAGCGCTGGGTATGCAGGATACTATGATTACGTCATTGACGCTGGCTTTAATAAAAACGCCGTGGAGAAAAAAGGGTCGGCTTTATTTCTTCACTGTGAAGGCGAATTTAAGGCCTGGACCTCAGGCTGCGTGGCAATAGAAAAGGAAAAAATGATAGAGATTATGAGGCTGTACGGCACATATGGAGACGGCAGCTGCTACATTGCCCAGGCTCCGGCCGGAACCTTTGATTTCATATATGACTCTTATGGCGCTAACAATGGATTATCGCCGGATGGAGATTTCTAA
- a CDS encoding DUF4397 domain-containing protein translates to MEDQSFIKNADVPVIPLPNPGEGGPLPDFNFPNIPDVSPEPDMDAFPVIPLPNPGEGGPLPTFPNNNNNSSNNNNNNSGNSGNNNLGGILGTIITTFPRPIIPCFFCNTTQYGTVRFLNAAAGYNPFLVYINNQLVVNSLDNAEVSQYGRVSAGSQTVTVTGQNGYVYIQKQITVRSGGALTVAIINRPGGLDLQEITDNSCNSNNNTGCFRVCNLSVTNQNINASLNGGLVTFRSVSYREVTGFRFLSPGSYLIQVSNNPSVGGMPLVSSSVYIRPNTAYTLYVFNWNTSQDAIRTLVVEDRS, encoded by the coding sequence ATGGAAGATCAATCCTTTATAAAGAATGCAGATGTACCTGTCATTCCACTGCCGAACCCAGGGGAAGGCGGCCCGCTGCCTGACTTTAACTTCCCCAACATACCAGATGTATCCCCAGAGCCAGATATGGATGCATTTCCAGTGATTCCACTTCCTAATCCGGGAGAGGGAGGTCCGCTGCCTACATTTCCTAATAACAATAATAACAGCAGCAATAACAATAATAATAACAGCGGAAACAGCGGGAATAATAATCTGGGAGGAATTTTAGGAACCATTATTACTACCTTCCCAAGACCGATTATTCCTTGCTTTTTCTGCAATACTACCCAATATGGAACAGTGAGATTTCTCAATGCTGCAGCCGGATATAATCCATTTTTGGTGTATATTAACAACCAGCTGGTAGTAAATTCTCTGGATAATGCAGAGGTCAGCCAGTATGGAAGAGTGTCGGCAGGCTCGCAGACTGTTACAGTCACAGGGCAGAACGGATATGTATATATTCAGAAGCAGATTACTGTCCGCTCCGGAGGCGCGTTAACTGTAGCCATTATTAACAGACCAGGTGGATTAGACCTGCAGGAGATTACTGATAACAGCTGTAACAGCAATAATAACACAGGCTGTTTCAGAGTATGCAACCTGTCTGTAACAAACCAGAATATTAATGCCAGCTTAAACGGAGGCCTTGTTACCTTTAGAAGCGTATCCTACAGAGAGGTTACAGGCTTTAGATTCCTGAGCCCAGGTTCTTACTTAATTCAGGTATCCAACAATCCTTCTGTGGGAGGAATGCCATTAGTTAGCTCCAGCGTATATATTCGTCCAAATACAGCATACACACTTTATGTCTTTAACTGGAACACATCTCAGGACGCTATCAGAACCTTAGTAGTAGAAGACAGATCATAA
- a CDS encoding alcohol dehydrogenase, whose protein sequence is MKAVVYYGKGIVKLEERPKPVIIDPRDVIVKVTRSTICTSDLHIINGAVPRAVPGIVLGHEFAGQVVETGSQIRNLKPGDRVAANCETFCGECWFCKRGYVNNCLHGGWELGCRIDGCQAEYVRVPYGDTGLYPIPEGVSEEQALFTGDILSSAYWAAQLGEIKNGDVVAVIGAGPVGLLCGECAKYMGAEKVLIIEQDEFRRSLAIKEGLADVAVNPNTEDEIEAVKQLSDGRGADVVIEAAGGKDTFQMAWKLARPNGILSIAAMYEENQVLPLPSMYGKNLIFKTGGVDASKCTLLLDLIARGKLRTDFLITHRGTLENIMEGYEIFQNKKDNCVKWVAVQN, encoded by the coding sequence ATGAAAGCAGTAGTTTATTATGGAAAGGGTATTGTCAAACTGGAGGAAAGGCCTAAGCCAGTGATTATAGATCCAAGGGATGTAATTGTGAAGGTGACCAGATCTACAATCTGTACCAGTGATCTGCATATTATTAACGGGGCGGTTCCCAGAGCAGTGCCGGGAATTGTATTAGGACATGAATTTGCCGGACAGGTGGTTGAAACCGGCAGCCAGATAAGAAATCTGAAGCCTGGAGACCGGGTAGCGGCAAACTGTGAAACCTTCTGCGGAGAATGCTGGTTTTGTAAAAGAGGCTATGTAAATAACTGTCTTCACGGCGGTTGGGAATTAGGCTGCAGAATTGACGGCTGCCAGGCCGAATATGTAAGAGTTCCATATGGGGATACTGGTTTATATCCGATTCCTGAGGGAGTCAGTGAAGAACAGGCTTTATTTACAGGGGATATTTTGTCCAGCGCTTATTGGGCGGCTCAGCTGGGGGAAATTAAAAACGGGGATGTAGTAGCTGTTATAGGAGCAGGACCTGTAGGACTTTTATGCGGAGAATGTGCAAAATATATGGGCGCTGAGAAGGTACTTATTATAGAACAGGATGAGTTTCGCCGCAGTTTGGCAATAAAAGAGGGGCTGGCAGATGTTGCTGTAAACCCAAATACAGAGGATGAAATAGAGGCAGTGAAGCAACTTTCAGACGGCCGCGGCGCAGATGTGGTTATAGAGGCCGCCGGGGGGAAGGATACCTTTCAGATGGCCTGGAAATTGGCAAGACCTAACGGAATCTTATCTATTGCAGCTATGTACGAGGAAAATCAGGTGCTGCCTTTACCGTCTATGTATGGAAAAAATCTGATTTTTAAAACCGGCGGAGTAGACGCCTCAAAATGTACCTTACTTTTAGACTTAATTGCCAGAGGAAAACTGCGCACAGATTTTCTTATTACCCACAGAGGCACACTGGAAAACATTATGGAAGGATATGAGATTTTTCAAAATAAAAAGGACAACTGTGTAAAATGGGTGGCAGTACAAAATTAA
- a CDS encoding alpha/beta fold hydrolase: MKENGFQLYAVEKGCGQPMVFLHGNGEDSTYFDSQIKFFSKRYWTIAVDTRGHGKTERGQAPFNLIQFAEDLKQFLDSRQLKHIILLGFSDGGNIALIFTLKYPEYVDRLILNGANLYPSGMKLNASIPIFKEYLKTLTGKDKETTKDKRQLLELMVKEPHIKPEHLKRIQIPVLVIAGTRDMIKKSHTKKIFDNLPNGYLCIVEGTHFIAKENPDKFNRYVLKFLEGSGKKKSQTEQIPGWRQKMLSRKPEWTEKYLYREAAVLVPMVQKDGEWQVLFQVRSKSLKDQPGDICFPGGSIKDLETPLEAAARETVEELLIREEQIEITGTGDIVTTPAGRMVHSFLAELKDYNNTFSPDEVEEVFYVPLSWFMEHEPKGYMAAVDTRPEENDFPWDQVSQGKNHLWGSGKYEIFFYNYQGRVIWGITAKIMKTWVALLREPYETRDSRE, encoded by the coding sequence ATGAAAGAGAATGGATTTCAGCTGTATGCTGTAGAAAAGGGCTGTGGACAGCCCATGGTATTTCTTCATGGAAATGGGGAGGACAGCACTTATTTTGACAGCCAGATAAAGTTCTTTTCCAAAAGATACTGGACAATTGCAGTAGATACAAGAGGACACGGAAAAACAGAAAGAGGGCAGGCTCCTTTTAATTTAATACAGTTTGCAGAAGATTTAAAACAATTTTTGGACAGCAGGCAGCTGAAGCATATAATTTTATTAGGGTTCAGCGACGGAGGAAATATTGCCCTTATTTTTACTTTAAAATATCCGGAATATGTAGACAGGCTTATTTTAAACGGAGCCAACCTTTACCCTTCCGGAATGAAGCTAAATGCAAGCATTCCTATTTTTAAGGAATATTTAAAAACCCTGACGGGAAAGGATAAAGAGACGACTAAGGACAAGAGGCAGCTGTTAGAGCTGATGGTAAAAGAACCTCATATTAAGCCGGAGCATTTAAAGAGAATTCAGATTCCTGTATTAGTGATTGCAGGCACCAGAGATATGATTAAGAAAAGCCACACAAAGAAAATCTTTGACAATCTGCCTAACGGGTATCTTTGCATAGTAGAGGGAACTCATTTTATAGCAAAGGAAAATCCAGATAAATTTAACCGTTACGTACTGAAGTTTTTAGAGGGCTCAGGAAAGAAAAAAAGCCAGACAGAGCAGATTCCAGGCTGGAGGCAGAAAATGCTAAGCCGCAAGCCGGAATGGACGGAAAAATATTTGTACAGGGAGGCGGCCGTATTAGTTCCTATGGTGCAAAAGGACGGGGAGTGGCAGGTGCTGTTTCAGGTACGCTCTAAAAGCTTAAAAGATCAGCCGGGAGATATTTGTTTTCCGGGAGGCTCCATAAAAGATTTGGAGACGCCTTTGGAGGCGGCTGCCAGGGAGACTGTGGAGGAGCTTTTAATAAGGGAAGAACAGATTGAAATTACAGGTACAGGCGATATTGTAACCACGCCGGCAGGGAGAATGGTCCATTCCTTTTTGGCGGAATTAAAGGATTATAATAACACATTTTCCCCGGACGAGGTGGAGGAGGTATTTTACGTGCCTCTGTCCTGGTTTATGGAGCATGAGCCTAAGGGATATATGGCGGCAGTGGATACAAGGCCGGAGGAAAATGATTTTCCATGGGATCAGGTTTCTCAGGGGAAAAATCACCTGTGGGGCAGCGGGAAGTATGAAATCTTTTTTTATAACTACCAGGGCCGGGTGATCTGGGGGATAACGGCCAAAATTATGAAAACATGGGTGGCTCTGTTAAGGGAGCCATATGAGACCAGGGACTCCAGGGAATAA
- a CDS encoding chromate transporter, producing MHQILLLLAAFFHIGLFSIGGGYAIIPLIQEQVVDKYGWVSQKIFTDIITISQMTPGPLAVNTSTFVGLQIAGIPGALAATFGCVVSGVLLSAFMYRFFCSHMGSASVFQVLKGLKAASLGLIISAAATILLLTFTGSSQWNQISSADWAAVVLFLVSLAALRRYKWNPIFIMIITGLIGLVIYGLFPFGT from the coding sequence ATGCATCAGATTTTACTGCTTCTGGCAGCTTTTTTTCATATTGGCCTGTTCAGCATAGGAGGAGGATATGCCATTATTCCTTTAATTCAGGAACAGGTAGTAGACAAATACGGCTGGGTTTCCCAGAAAATCTTTACTGATATTATCACCATCTCCCAGATGACTCCAGGGCCTTTGGCAGTAAATACCTCCACTTTTGTAGGCCTTCAAATTGCCGGTATTCCCGGCGCCCTGGCGGCCACCTTTGGCTGCGTAGTTTCCGGCGTCCTTCTGTCCGCTTTTATGTACCGATTTTTCTGCAGCCATATGGGCTCCGCCTCTGTTTTCCAGGTTTTAAAGGGGTTAAAGGCCGCCTCATTAGGACTGATTATTTCAGCGGCCGCTACTATTCTCCTGCTGACCTTTACAGGCTCCTCCCAGTGGAATCAAATTTCTTCCGCCGACTGGGCTGCCGTAGTCTTATTTTTAGTATCACTTGCAGCGCTGCGCCGGTATAAATGGAATCCTATTTTTATTATGATAATTACCGGGCTTATAGGATTAGTTATTTACGGTCTCTTCCCTTTTGGCACCTAA
- a CDS encoding TetR/AcrR family transcriptional regulator: MADTKRKILFSALRLFAVYGYEAVSVSQIAGELGITKGALYRHYKNKRDIFESIFKYVCQLDVERSQNAGIPEKEFSEMPHSFGGTSLESLKKYMISQFYYWSKDEIACNFRKMLTLEQYKTAEMNALYQKVLGSGPLEFIEDLFREMLKYRGYCEDAAKHMAVEFYSPFYLMLSICDATSNQNEKKIIADLYVAYVEQFMQKYSFLSYLEIERNKNETNY; encoded by the coding sequence ATGGCTGATACAAAGCGGAAAATTTTATTTTCAGCGTTGCGTTTATTCGCAGTCTATGGGTATGAGGCAGTTTCTGTAAGTCAGATTGCCGGGGAATTAGGAATTACGAAAGGTGCTTTATATAGGCATTACAAAAATAAAAGAGATATTTTTGAGAGTATTTTTAAGTATGTTTGTCAGTTAGATGTAGAACGCTCTCAAAATGCAGGTATACCTGAAAAAGAATTTTCTGAAATGCCGCACTCCTTTGGCGGAACTTCTTTAGAAAGTTTGAAAAAATATATGATATCACAATTTTACTATTGGAGCAAAGATGAAATTGCTTGTAATTTTCGTAAAATGTTGACTTTAGAACAGTATAAAACAGCAGAGATGAATGCTTTATATCAAAAAGTATTGGGGAGTGGTCCGCTTGAATTTATTGAAGATTTATTCCGAGAGATGCTGAAATACCGAGGATATTGTGAGGACGCAGCGAAACATATGGCAGTTGAATTTTATTCTCCTTTTTATCTCATGTTAAGTATATGCGATGCAACATCAAACCAGAATGAGAAAAAAATAATTGCTGATTTATATGTGGCATATGTAGAACAATTTATGCAGAAATATTCTTTTTTATCGTATTTAGAAATAGAAAGGAACAAAAATGAAACCAATTATTAA
- a CDS encoding transglutaminase-like domain-containing protein produces the protein MRKEKIFALTFAAAISLSLTMPVLAGEWEKEEQGSVTWRYKGDDGSYLKNEWLETDGKWYYLDENGIMVTGSYIVNGKEEQFGTDGVWIDTSKAQEASNADNSLMNYGPGISRWGRDDRGWYYQNFDGSRVQNTWEEIWGVWYYFNGEGYMMENAWIDTNGKRYRVGEDGAMLTSQTITVDGIQYDLGEDGSVPVPAKTEEELQAEAVAAGIIASITNNNMSKPQKASAIYQYVRANTSYTYGGLRPESGDAAAALYGFRRHSGNCFEYYAMSKYLLEAAGMPNVRVTRASDGDHFWNLVNVDGTWYHFDATPRRTGGTWCLVTTGHLRNSWGVHNYDVAAYPATP, from the coding sequence ATGAGAAAAGAAAAAATTTTTGCTCTTACTTTTGCTGCGGCAATTTCTTTAAGCTTGACTATGCCTGTATTAGCAGGAGAGTGGGAAAAGGAGGAGCAGGGAAGTGTAACCTGGAGATATAAGGGGGACGACGGTTCTTACCTTAAAAATGAATGGCTGGAAACAGACGGCAAATGGTACTATTTAGATGAAAATGGGATCATGGTCACAGGCAGTTACATTGTAAACGGGAAAGAAGAACAGTTTGGGACAGACGGAGTTTGGATTGATACTTCTAAAGCTCAGGAAGCTTCTAATGCAGATAACAGTCTGATGAATTATGGACCGGGAATCAGCCGCTGGGGAAGAGATGACAGGGGCTGGTATTATCAAAATTTTGACGGCAGCAGGGTACAGAATACCTGGGAGGAAATCTGGGGTGTTTGGTATTATTTTAACGGCGAAGGTTATATGATGGAAAACGCCTGGATTGACACAAACGGGAAAAGATACCGGGTTGGCGAGGACGGAGCTATGCTGACAAGCCAGACCATTACAGTAGACGGAATCCAATATGATCTGGGGGAGGACGGCTCAGTGCCTGTTCCTGCAAAAACAGAGGAGGAGCTTCAGGCAGAAGCTGTGGCCGCCGGTATTATTGCTTCTATTACAAACAACAATATGAGCAAGCCGCAAAAGGCCTCTGCTATTTATCAGTACGTCAGGGCAAACACCAGTTATACATACGGCGGCCTCAGACCGGAAAGCGGGGATGCGGCTGCAGCCCTTTATGGATTCCGCCGCCATTCCGGCAACTGCTTTGAATATTACGCTATGTCCAAATATCTTTTAGAGGCGGCAGGTATGCCGAATGTGCGGGTTACAAGAGCCTCAGACGGCGATCATTTTTGGAATCTGGTGAATGTAGACGGAACGTGGTATCACTTTGACGCTACCCCCCGCAGAACAGGAGGAACATGGTGTCTTGTTACTACCGGGCATCTGAGAAACTCCTGGGGAGTGCACAACTATGATGTAGCCGCCTATCCTGCAACGCCATGA
- the trxA gene encoding thioredoxin produces MSIITITEENFDQEVLQSEKPVLVDFWASWCGPCRMLSPVVDRVADNQSEVKVGKINVDEQPDLAQQFRVMTIPTLILFKNGQPVKQSVGVQTEAAIMNIIKN; encoded by the coding sequence ATGAGTATTATAACTATAACAGAAGAAAATTTTGATCAGGAAGTACTTCAGTCAGAGAAACCTGTTTTGGTGGATTTCTGGGCTAGCTGGTGCGGTCCCTGCAGAATGTTATCACCTGTTGTGGACAGAGTTGCTGACAACCAGTCTGAAGTTAAAGTAGGAAAAATCAATGTAGATGAACAGCCGGATCTGGCTCAGCAGTTTAGAGTTATGACAATCCCTACTTTAATACTTTTCAAAAATGGTCAGCCTGTAAAGCAGTCCGTGGGAGTTCAGACTGAAGCAGCAATTATGAATATAATAAAAAACTAA